From Streptomyces sp. NBC_00370, a single genomic window includes:
- a CDS encoding DUF7059 domain-containing protein, whose protein sequence is MSTNSLPAPDGPPAAPGLPTPDHSSRLRTALLAAGFTVDGLLDVLGAAAYAALARSETVPALRATRGDSPLETLVRLFLLQLPVPAARAEAALPLAEALADGWVVRDEAADRAGAGQIRATVDVRPYGGPEGQDWFIVSDLGLSVGGAGGASGHHEGVVLGVGGASTTLAGLTVRTPVGSALDLGAGSGIQALHAAQHATRVTATDLNPRALAFTRLTLALSGAPEAELRAGSLFEPVAGETYDLIVSNPPFVISPGARLTYRDGGMGGDDLCRTLVQEAGERLNDGGFAQFLANWQHVEGEEWQDRLRSWVPRGCDAWIVQREVQDPTQYAELWLRDSGDHRTDPADYAARYEAWLDEFEARRTTGIGFGWITLRKSGAARPSVVVEEWPHSVEQPLGETVRAHFERQDYLRTHDDAALLTGHFLLAPEVVQEQVGLPGAEDPEHVVLRQHRGMRRATEVDTVGAGFAGVCDGTLSAGRILDAIAQLVGEDPVLLRDRTPQSIRLLVEEGFLTPTAPPAQGGPAAEGAG, encoded by the coding sequence GTGAGCACGAACAGCCTTCCCGCGCCCGACGGCCCTCCGGCCGCCCCCGGCCTGCCGACGCCCGACCACTCGTCCCGGCTGCGTACGGCCCTGCTCGCCGCGGGGTTCACCGTCGACGGCCTGCTCGACGTGCTGGGCGCCGCCGCTTACGCGGCGCTGGCGCGCAGCGAGACCGTGCCCGCGCTGCGCGCCACCCGCGGCGATTCGCCGCTGGAGACGCTCGTGCGGCTCTTTCTGCTCCAGCTCCCCGTGCCGGCCGCGCGGGCGGAAGCGGCGCTCCCGCTGGCCGAGGCGCTCGCCGACGGCTGGGTCGTACGCGACGAGGCGGCGGACCGGGCAGGGGCGGGGCAGATCCGCGCCACGGTGGACGTGCGGCCCTACGGCGGCCCCGAGGGTCAGGACTGGTTCATCGTCTCGGACCTCGGCCTGTCCGTCGGCGGGGCCGGCGGCGCGAGCGGCCATCACGAAGGGGTCGTGCTCGGCGTCGGCGGTGCCTCCACGACGCTCGCCGGGCTCACCGTACGGACCCCCGTCGGCTCGGCGCTCGATCTCGGCGCGGGATCCGGGATCCAGGCCCTGCATGCCGCCCAGCACGCCACCCGGGTCACGGCCACCGATCTGAACCCCAGGGCGCTCGCCTTCACCCGCCTCACGCTGGCGCTGTCCGGGGCGCCCGAGGCCGAGCTGCGCGCGGGCTCGCTCTTCGAACCGGTCGCAGGCGAGACGTACGACCTGATCGTCTCCAACCCGCCGTTCGTCATCTCGCCCGGCGCCCGGCTCACCTACCGCGACGGCGGGATGGGCGGTGACGACCTGTGCCGCACGCTCGTCCAGGAGGCGGGGGAGCGGCTCAACGACGGGGGCTTCGCCCAGTTCCTCGCCAATTGGCAGCATGTGGAGGGCGAGGAGTGGCAGGACCGGCTGCGCTCCTGGGTGCCGCGCGGCTGCGACGCCTGGATCGTGCAGCGCGAGGTGCAGGACCCGACGCAGTACGCGGAGCTGTGGCTGCGGGACAGCGGCGACCACCGCACGGACCCCGCCGACTACGCGGCGCGGTACGAGGCCTGGCTCGACGAGTTCGAGGCGCGCAGGACGACGGGGATCGGCTTCGGCTGGATCACCCTGCGGAAGTCGGGCGCCGCCCGGCCGTCGGTCGTCGTCGAGGAATGGCCGCATTCGGTGGAGCAGCCGCTCGGCGAGACCGTGCGGGCGCATTTCGAGCGGCAGGACTATCTGCGTACCCATGACGACGCGGCGCTGCTCACCGGTCACTTCCTGCTGGCGCCCGAGGTCGTCCAGGAGCAGGTCGGGCTGCCGGGCGCCGAGGACCCGGAGCATGTGGTGCTCCGTCAGCACCGCGGCATGCGGCGGGCGACCGAGGTCGACACGGTCGGCGCCGGCTTCGCCGGGGTTTGCGACGGGACGCTGAGCGCCGGCCGGATCCTGGACGCGATCGCGCAGCTCGTCGGGGAGGATCCGGTGCTGCTCCGCGACCGCACGCCGCAGTCGATCCGGCTGCTGGTCGAGGAGGGCTTCCTGACGCCGACCGCCCCGCCCGCCCAGGGCGGACCTGCCGCAGAAGGAGCCGGGTGA
- a CDS encoding STAS domain-containing protein, translated as MDLSLSTRNVSGPGGDRTVVEVGGEIDVYTAPKLREQLVELVNDGSYHLVVDMEGVDFLDSTGLGVLVGGLKRVRAHEGSLRLVCNQERILKIFRITGLTKVFPIHTTVDEAVAATD; from the coding sequence GTGGACCTGTCCCTGTCGACTCGCAATGTGTCCGGCCCTGGTGGCGACCGTACGGTCGTCGAGGTCGGTGGCGAGATTGATGTGTATACCGCGCCAAAGCTGCGCGAGCAGTTGGTCGAGTTGGTGAACGACGGCAGCTACCACCTGGTGGTCGACATGGAAGGCGTGGACTTCCTGGACTCGACCGGGCTCGGCGTGCTCGTGGGTGGCCTGAAGCGTGTGCGTGCCCATGAGGGCTCGCTGCGTCTGGTCTGCAACCAGGAGCGCATTCTCAAGATCTTCCGGATCACGGGTCTCACCAAGGTGTTCCCGATCCACACCACGGTCGACGAGGCCGTGGCCGCCACCGACTGA
- a CDS encoding DEAD/DEAH box helicase → MAFNHLPAATHDALGPLSVMPVTHSMPMARNHRPSRLPASGDNRPSPSMVLDRLTAGAGRAARITHTEHLPPRAGRHAVWPDRIRAEVISAIQQAGIEHPWAHQAEAAEHALDGESVVIATGTASGKSLAYLAPVLSTLLDGSEAPNGRGTTALYLAPTKALAADQRRGVKDLAGPLGNAVRPAVYDGDTPVEEREWVRQYANYVLTNPDMLHRGILPSHPRWASFLRSLRYVVIDECHTYRGVFGSHVAQVLRRLRRVCARYGADPVFLLASATAAEPALAAGRLTGLPVTEVADDASPRGELVFALWEPPLTELHGEKGAPVRRTATAETADLLTDLTVQGVRSVAFVRSRRAAELIALIAQERLAAVDHSLSRRVAAYRGGYLPEERRALERALHSGELLGLAATTALELGIDVSGLDAVLIAGYPGTRASLWQQAGRAGRSGQGALAILIARDDPLDTFLVHHPEALFQQPVESTVLDPDNPYVLAPHLCAAAAELPLTEDDLALFGPATPDLLPQLVTAGLLRKRAAGWYWTRRERAADLADIRGEGGSPVQIVEAATGRLLGTVDEAASHTAVHDGAVHLHQGRSYLVKRLDLADSVALVEEADPPYSTTARDTTAISVLETDTEIPWGDGRLCYGSVEVTNQVVSFLRRRLITGEVLGETKLDLPPRTLRTRAVWWTVTEDQLDAARVNPEQLGGALHAAEHASIGMLPLFATCDRWDIGGVSVPLHPDTLLPTVFVYDGQPGGAGFAERAFQTAREWLTATREAIASCECDAGCPSCIQSPKCGNGNDPLHKRGAVRLLTELLRGAPDGLAAAGAFPGPTTSPEAATQPVGPPAT, encoded by the coding sequence ATGGCATTCAATCACTTACCAGCGGCCACGCACGACGCCTTGGGGCCATTGTCCGTCATGCCAGTGACACACTCGATGCCGATGGCCAGGAATCACCGCCCCAGTCGACTCCCCGCGAGCGGGGACAACCGCCCCTCCCCGAGTATGGTCCTCGACCGGCTCACCGCGGGGGCGGGCCGGGCTGCGCGCATCACCCATACGGAGCACCTGCCCCCACGTGCGGGTCGTCATGCCGTCTGGCCCGATCGCATCCGCGCGGAAGTGATCAGCGCCATCCAGCAGGCCGGAATCGAACACCCGTGGGCCCACCAGGCCGAGGCCGCCGAGCACGCCTTGGACGGCGAGTCCGTCGTCATCGCCACCGGCACCGCCTCGGGCAAGTCGCTGGCGTACCTCGCGCCCGTGCTCAGCACCCTCCTGGACGGCTCGGAGGCGCCGAACGGCCGGGGTACGACCGCGCTCTACCTGGCGCCGACGAAGGCGCTCGCCGCCGACCAGCGGCGCGGCGTCAAGGATCTCGCCGGGCCGCTCGGCAACGCCGTACGGCCGGCCGTCTACGACGGCGACACGCCGGTGGAAGAGCGCGAATGGGTCAGGCAGTACGCCAACTACGTCCTGACCAATCCCGACATGCTGCACCGGGGGATACTCCCGTCCCACCCCCGCTGGGCCTCCTTCCTGCGCTCGCTGCGCTATGTCGTCATCGACGAGTGCCACACCTACCGGGGCGTGTTCGGCTCGCACGTGGCGCAGGTGCTGCGCCGGCTGCGCCGCGTCTGCGCCCGCTACGGCGCCGACCCGGTCTTCCTGCTGGCGTCGGCCACCGCCGCCGAGCCCGCCCTGGCGGCCGGCAGGCTCACCGGACTGCCCGTCACCGAGGTCGCCGACGACGCGTCACCCCGCGGCGAACTCGTCTTCGCGCTCTGGGAGCCCCCGCTCACCGAACTGCACGGCGAGAAGGGCGCGCCCGTACGCCGTACGGCCACGGCCGAGACCGCCGACCTGCTCACCGACCTGACGGTCCAGGGCGTCCGTTCGGTCGCCTTCGTACGCTCCCGGCGCGCCGCCGAACTGATCGCCCTCATCGCCCAGGAACGGCTGGCGGCGGTGGACCACTCGCTGTCGCGCCGGGTGGCCGCCTACCGGGGCGGCTACCTCCCCGAGGAGCGCCGCGCCCTGGAGCGCGCCCTGCACTCCGGCGAACTGCTCGGCCTTGCCGCCACCACCGCCCTGGAGCTGGGCATCGACGTCTCCGGCCTGGACGCCGTCCTCATCGCGGGCTACCCCGGCACCCGGGCCTCCCTGTGGCAGCAGGCGGGCCGGGCGGGGCGCTCCGGGCAGGGCGCGCTGGCGATCCTGATCGCCCGTGACGACCCGCTGGACACGTTCCTCGTCCACCACCCCGAGGCGCTGTTCCAGCAGCCCGTCGAGTCGACCGTCCTGGACCCGGACAACCCGTACGTCCTCGCCCCGCACCTGTGCGCAGCCGCCGCCGAGCTGCCGCTCACGGAGGACGACCTCGCGCTGTTCGGCCCCGCGACACCGGACCTACTCCCGCAGCTGGTCACCGCAGGACTGCTGCGCAAGCGCGCGGCGGGCTGGTACTGGACCCGCAGGGAGCGGGCCGCCGACCTGGCCGACATCCGCGGGGAGGGCGGCAGCCCGGTCCAGATCGTCGAGGCGGCGACGGGCCGGCTGCTGGGCACGGTCGACGAGGCCGCCTCCCACACGGCCGTCCACGACGGCGCGGTCCACCTCCACCAGGGCCGTTCGTATCTGGTGAAACGGCTGGATCTGGCCGACTCGGTCGCGCTCGTCGAGGAGGCCGACCCGCCGTACTCGACGACTGCCCGGGACACCACCGCCATTTCCGTGCTCGAGACGGACACCGAGATTCCGTGGGGCGACGGACGCCTCTGCTACGGGTCCGTCGAGGTCACCAACCAGGTCGTCTCCTTTCTGCGCCGCAGACTCATCACCGGCGAGGTGCTCGGCGAGACCAAGCTCGACCTGCCGCCGCGCACCCTGCGCACCCGCGCCGTGTGGTGGACCGTCACCGAGGACCAACTGGACGCGGCCCGCGTCAACCCCGAGCAGCTGGGCGGCGCCCTGCACGCCGCCGAACACGCCTCCATCGGGATGCTGCCGCTCTTCGCCACCTGCGACCGCTGGGACATCGGCGGCGTGTCCGTGCCGCTGCACCCGGACACCTTGCTGCCGACGGTCTTCGTGTACGACGGCCAGCCCGGCGGCGCCGGCTTCGCCGAGCGGGCCTTCCAGACGGCCAGGGAATGGCTCACCGCCACCCGCGAGGCGATCGCGTCCTGCGAGTGCGACGCGGGCTGCCCCTCGTGCATCCAGTCGCCCAAGTGCGGCAACGGCAACGATCCGCTGCACAAGCGCGGCGCCGTACGACTGCTGACCGAGCTGCTCAGAGGCGCCCCTGACGGCCTGGCGGCGGCCGGGGCCTTCCCAGGACCGACGACCTCGCCGGAGGCGGCGACACAGCCGGTGGGCCCGCCCGCGACCTGA
- a CDS encoding sodium-translocating pyrophosphatase: MAGHFQPQLSDHPTSLAAAVLTDGNRLIVIVVAVVALAALFLAALLVRQVLAADEGTESMKKIAAAVQEGANAYLARQLRTLGIFAVVVFFLLLLLPADDWSQRAGRSLFFLVGAGFSAATGYMGMRLAVRSNVRVAAAAREATPGEGEPEKDLTAVSHKAMKIAFRTGGVVGMFTVGLGLLGASCVVLVYAADAPKVLEGFGLGAALIAMFMRVGGGIFTKAADVGADLVGKVEQGIPEDDPRNAATIADNVGDNVGDCAGMAADLFESYAVTLVAALILGKAAFGDFGLAFPLIVPAIGVITAMVGIFAVAPRPSDRSGMSAINRGFFISAVISLVLVAVAVFVYLPSSYADLDGVSAKEILGHGGDPRILALVAVAIGIVLAALIQQLTGYFTETTRRPVRDIGKSSLTGAATVVLAGIAIGLESAVYTALLIGLAVYGAFLLGGTSIMLALFAVALAGTGLLTTVGVIIAMDTFGPVADNAQGIAEMSGDVQGAGAQVLTDLDAVGNTTKAITKGIAIATAVLAAAALFGSYRDAIATAVSDVGARAGEMTLSMDISQPNNLVGLILGAAVVFLFSGLAINAVSRSAGSVVYEVRRQFREHPGIMDYSEQPEYGRVVDICTKDALRELTTPGLLAVLTPIAVGFSLGIGALGSFLAGAIGTGTLMAVFLANSGGAWDNAKKLVEDGNFGGKGSDAHAATVIGDTVGDPFKDTAGPAINPLLKVMNLVALLIAPAVVQFSYGDDANAWIRALIAVIAIVVIVAAVYVSKRRSVTVDDAGDGSGGSTTAGPAGAATAAQDSAVTTT; the protein is encoded by the coding sequence ATGGCGGGGCACTTCCAACCACAACTGTCCGACCACCCCACATCTCTCGCTGCCGCGGTACTCACCGACGGCAACCGGCTGATCGTGATCGTCGTCGCTGTCGTCGCACTGGCGGCGCTGTTCCTGGCCGCACTGCTGGTGCGGCAGGTCCTGGCGGCCGACGAGGGCACCGAATCCATGAAGAAGATCGCGGCCGCCGTCCAGGAAGGCGCGAATGCCTATCTGGCACGCCAGTTGCGCACCCTCGGCATCTTCGCCGTCGTGGTGTTCTTCCTGTTGTTGCTGTTGCCGGCCGACGACTGGTCACAACGCGCGGGACGTTCGCTGTTCTTCCTGGTGGGTGCGGGTTTCTCGGCGGCCACCGGATATATGGGCATGCGGCTTGCCGTACGCAGCAATGTACGGGTGGCGGCGGCCGCCCGTGAGGCGACTCCGGGAGAAGGCGAGCCGGAAAAGGATCTGACGGCCGTCTCGCACAAGGCCATGAAGATCGCATTCCGTACCGGCGGTGTGGTCGGCATGTTCACGGTGGGCCTCGGCCTGCTCGGCGCCTCCTGCGTGGTGCTCGTCTACGCGGCCGACGCCCCCAAGGTCCTGGAGGGCTTCGGCCTCGGCGCCGCGCTGATCGCGATGTTCATGCGTGTCGGCGGCGGCATCTTCACCAAGGCGGCCGACGTCGGCGCCGACCTCGTCGGCAAGGTCGAACAGGGCATCCCCGAGGACGACCCGCGCAACGCGGCGACCATCGCCGACAACGTGGGCGACAACGTCGGGGACTGCGCAGGCATGGCGGCCGACCTCTTCGAGTCGTACGCGGTGACCCTCGTCGCCGCCCTCATCCTGGGCAAGGCGGCCTTCGGTGACTTCGGTCTCGCCTTCCCGCTGATCGTCCCCGCGATCGGCGTGATCACCGCGATGGTCGGCATCTTCGCCGTCGCCCCGCGCCCCTCCGACCGCAGCGGAATGAGCGCCATCAACCGCGGCTTCTTCATCTCCGCCGTGATCTCGCTCGTCCTGGTGGCCGTCGCGGTCTTCGTCTATCTGCCGTCCTCCTACGCGGACCTGGACGGCGTCAGCGCGAAGGAGATCCTCGGCCACGGCGGCGATCCGCGGATCCTCGCCCTGGTCGCCGTCGCCATCGGGATCGTGCTCGCCGCGCTGATCCAGCAGCTGACCGGCTACTTCACCGAGACCACCCGGCGCCCTGTCAGGGACATCGGCAAGTCCTCGCTGACGGGCGCCGCGACCGTCGTACTCGCAGGCATCGCCATCGGCCTGGAGTCCGCCGTCTACACGGCCCTGCTGATCGGTCTCGCGGTGTACGGGGCGTTCCTGCTCGGCGGTACGTCGATCATGCTCGCGCTGTTCGCCGTGGCCCTCGCCGGCACCGGACTGCTCACCACCGTCGGCGTGATCATCGCCATGGACACCTTCGGTCCCGTCGCCGACAACGCCCAGGGCATCGCCGAGATGTCGGGCGACGTGCAGGGCGCGGGCGCGCAGGTGCTCACCGACCTCGACGCGGTCGGCAACACCACCAAGGCCATCACCAAGGGCATCGCCATCGCCACCGCCGTACTCGCGGCGGCGGCGCTCTTCGGCTCGTACCGGGACGCCATCGCCACCGCCGTCTCCGACGTGGGAGCCAGAGCGGGTGAGATGACTCTCAGTATGGACATCTCCCAGCCCAACAACCTGGTGGGGCTGATCCTCGGCGCCGCTGTCGTCTTCCTCTTCTCCGGGCTCGCCATCAACGCCGTTTCGCGGTCGGCCGGTTCGGTCGTCTACGAGGTGCGACGGCAGTTCCGTGAACACCCCGGGATCATGGACTACAGCGAACAGCCCGAATACGGACGCGTCGTCGACATCTGTACCAAGGACGCGCTGCGCGAACTGACCACGCCGGGGCTGCTCGCCGTCCTCACCCCGATCGCCGTGGGCTTCTCGCTCGGCATCGGGGCGCTCGGCTCGTTCCTCGCCGGTGCGATCGGCACCGGCACGCTGATGGCCGTCTTCCTCGCCAACTCCGGCGGTGCCTGGGACAACGCCAAGAAGCTGGTCGAGGACGGCAACTTCGGCGGCAAGGGCAGCGACGCCCACGCCGCGACCGTCATCGGCGACACGGTCGGCGACCCGTTCAAGGACACGGCGGGACCCGCCATCAACCCGCTGCTCAAGGTGATGAACCTGGTGGCGCTGCTCATCGCCCCCGCGGTCGTGCAGTTCAGCTACGGGGACGACGCGAACGCGTGGATCCGGGCGCTGATCGCGGTGATCGCCATCGTCGTGATCGTCGCCGCTGTGTACGTCTCCAAGCGGCGCTCGGTGACGGTGGACGACGCGGGCGACGGCAGCGGCGGTAGCACGACCGCAGGCCCGGCCGGCGCGGCCACGGCTGCGCAGGACTCGGCGGTGACGACGACGTAA
- a CDS encoding ATP-binding protein: MATVELRFSAQPEHVRTARLVAAAVARRAGVDEAVLDEVRLAVGEACSRAVGLHRSHGITAPVRVVLTEEEKTFSIEVGDEVPGSGSGASGVPGARNGVPSGDLFETDAEGEDEMGLAVISGLVDDVEVTSGDDGGVIRMSWPTTPAITLP, from the coding sequence ATGGCCACCGTTGAACTCCGCTTCAGCGCCCAGCCCGAGCATGTCAGGACGGCCCGTCTGGTGGCGGCCGCCGTGGCGCGCAGGGCCGGGGTCGACGAAGCAGTGTTGGACGAGGTCAGACTCGCGGTCGGTGAGGCATGCAGCCGGGCGGTCGGGCTGCATCGCAGTCATGGCATCACCGCCCCGGTGAGAGTCGTGCTGACCGAGGAGGAGAAGACCTTCTCCATCGAGGTCGGCGACGAGGTGCCGGGATCCGGCAGCGGAGCGTCCGGCGTGCCCGGCGCCCGTAACGGAGTGCCGTCGGGCGATCTCTTCGAGACCGACGCCGAGGGCGAGGACGAGATGGGGCTCGCGGTCATCAGCGGGCTCGTCGACGATGTCGAGGTCACCTCGGGCGACGACGGCGGCGTGATCAGAATGAGCTGGCCGACCACTCCGGCCATTACGCTCCCCTGA